In Chrysiogenes arsenatis DSM 11915, the following proteins share a genomic window:
- a CDS encoding radical SAM/SPASM domain-containing protein: MTEFVPKWIAWESTEKCNLACVHCRASADMDKCFHLDTIQAKKLVDTIASYCTPVFVLSGGEPLMREDIFEIAEYADGKGFRVCMATNGMLVNDAVCEEMKRTNIRMVSLSLDGSTAEIHDDFRKVNGSFEGVVRATEFFRRHGIKFLINSSFTQRNQHDIAATFRMAKSLGASAWYMFMIVPTGRGEDVMAELIKKEDYDEILEWHYHQEKEESEILMRPTCAPHYYRLVPQLNQKHEEKLKRRSLTFSTGGGKGCIAAQSICFIDARGNAKPCSYLPLSAGNLIEQTFADVWENSKLFQDMRDFKAYKGRCGACEYVNVCGGCRARAYSVTGDYMEEEPFCDYIPLSMQKQKS; encoded by the coding sequence ATGACAGAATTCGTCCCTAAATGGATCGCCTGGGAATCAACGGAGAAGTGCAATCTTGCCTGTGTCCATTGCCGTGCGTCGGCCGATATGGACAAGTGCTTTCACCTCGACACGATTCAAGCGAAAAAACTCGTAGATACGATTGCCTCCTACTGCACCCCGGTGTTTGTACTGAGCGGCGGCGAACCGCTGATGCGCGAGGATATTTTTGAGATTGCCGAATATGCGGATGGTAAAGGGTTCCGTGTCTGCATGGCCACCAACGGGATGCTCGTCAATGATGCCGTTTGCGAAGAGATGAAACGGACGAATATCCGCATGGTTTCTCTCAGCCTTGATGGCTCAACCGCAGAAATTCACGACGACTTCCGGAAAGTCAACGGCTCGTTCGAAGGGGTGGTGCGCGCCACAGAATTTTTCCGCCGTCACGGGATTAAATTCCTGATCAACTCGTCGTTCACTCAACGCAATCAACACGATATTGCCGCAACGTTCCGCATGGCCAAAAGTCTGGGTGCGAGCGCGTGGTACATGTTTATGATTGTGCCGACCGGACGAGGCGAAGATGTAATGGCGGAGCTTATCAAAAAAGAGGATTACGACGAAATTCTGGAATGGCACTACCATCAGGAAAAAGAAGAGAGCGAAATCCTGATGCGTCCAACCTGTGCGCCGCACTACTACCGTCTTGTGCCACAGCTGAACCAAAAGCACGAAGAGAAACTCAAGCGCCGTTCGCTGACGTTTTCCACGGGCGGTGGAAAAGGGTGCATCGCGGCGCAGTCTATTTGCTTTATCGACGCCCGTGGCAATGCCAAGCCGTGCAGCTATCTGCCACTTTCCGCTGGCAATTTAATAGAACAAACCTTTGCCGATGTGTGGGAAAATTCGAAATTATTCCAAGATATGCGCGACTTTAAAGCCTATAAAGGGCGGTGTGGCGCGTGCGAATACGTCAATGTGTGCGGTGGCTGCCGCGCTCGTGCGTATTCCGTGACGGGCGACTATATGGAAGAAGAACCGTTTTGCGATTATATTCCGCTGAGCATGCAAAAGCAAAAGAGCTAA
- the panD gene encoding aspartate 1-decarboxylase: MSFNRTLCKSKIHRATITQADLHYVGSITIDKDLMEAADLLEYEKVAVVDINNGARLETYVIEGEPGSGVICMNGAAARLVQPGDLIIIISYASMPDAMARTFTPRVVHVDEHNRINWSLTQLPQELTAAAL; the protein is encoded by the coding sequence ATGTCCTTCAATCGCACTCTCTGCAAATCAAAAATTCATCGCGCCACCATTACCCAGGCTGATCTTCACTATGTTGGCAGCATTACCATTGACAAAGACCTGATGGAAGCCGCCGATCTGCTCGAATATGAAAAGGTGGCCGTTGTTGACATAAACAATGGCGCACGACTGGAAACCTATGTTATTGAAGGCGAACCCGGCAGTGGCGTTATTTGCATGAATGGTGCGGCCGCACGATTAGTGCAGCCTGGCGACTTGATTATCATCATTTCCTATGCCAGTATGCCCGACGCAATGGCGCGCACCTTTACACCCCGCGTGGTGCATGTCGATGAACATAACCGTATCAATTGGTCGCTGACGCAGCTGCCACAGGAATTGACGGCAGCGGCGTTGTAA
- a CDS encoding DUF6448 family protein, with protein MMQWMSVKKMVLVVLVAALSVPQMAFAHCDALDGPVLKEAQQALAKKDVSSILKWVPAEEEAAITSAFKQTVAVRGLGEEARDLADRSFFETLVRIHRAGEGAAYTGIKPSGQISGPVAKADQALVDGDVDAFSKAVADHVAKEMKSRFERALAKQKQAHTSVAAGREYVAAYVAYVHFVEGIVGIVRGDHAH; from the coding sequence ATGATGCAATGGATGTCGGTTAAGAAAATGGTATTGGTTGTATTGGTTGCGGCATTGAGTGTTCCACAGATGGCATTTGCCCATTGTGATGCGCTTGATGGGCCGGTGCTGAAGGAAGCGCAGCAGGCTTTGGCGAAAAAAGATGTCAGCTCAATACTCAAGTGGGTACCAGCAGAGGAAGAAGCGGCTATTACCAGCGCTTTTAAGCAAACTGTTGCGGTTCGTGGACTTGGTGAAGAGGCTCGTGATTTGGCTGACCGATCATTCTTTGAAACGCTTGTGCGGATTCATCGTGCTGGTGAAGGCGCCGCGTACACGGGCATTAAACCGTCTGGGCAAATTTCTGGGCCAGTGGCGAAAGCGGATCAAGCCTTGGTTGACGGGGACGTTGATGCTTTTTCAAAAGCCGTTGCCGATCATGTTGCTAAAGAGATGAAGAGCCGATTCGAGCGCGCCCTTGCCAAGCAGAAACAAGCCCATACGAGCGTTGCCGCTGGTCGCGAATATGTTGCGGCGTATGTTGCGTATGTACATTTTGTTGAAGGGATCGTCGGGATTGTTCGTGGCGATCATGCGCACTGA
- the panC gene encoding pantoate--beta-alanine ligase, giving the protein MELISTTRRLIEKVSALRYDQKTVGLVPTMGYLHEGHRSLLLRSVAENDITIMTLFVNPTQFGANEDLSTYPRDLERDLELARHAGVDIVFAPDNDQMYPDGSATWVEVDSPITTVLCGASRPGHFRGVTTIVTKLFGLVMPRRAYFGEKDFQQLAIIRRMTADLFLPIEIIGCPIVRESDGLAMSSRNSYLNPIQRRKGLYLSRAIAHAQELVRQGERNAHALRTALVDILPDDPEMRIDYIECVDTLTLQPLETLTCSCRLILAVYVDTTRLIDNAPLTIPTTETKE; this is encoded by the coding sequence ATGGAACTGATTAGTACCACCCGCCGTCTGATCGAAAAAGTCAGTGCGTTGCGCTACGACCAGAAAACAGTCGGCCTTGTCCCAACGATGGGGTACCTGCACGAAGGGCACCGCAGCCTTTTGCTGCGCAGTGTTGCCGAAAACGACATCACCATAATGACCCTTTTTGTTAACCCGACCCAGTTTGGCGCGAACGAAGATTTATCGACCTATCCACGTGACCTCGAGCGCGACTTGGAACTCGCGCGCCACGCCGGAGTCGATATTGTTTTCGCACCCGACAATGACCAAATGTACCCCGATGGCAGCGCCACGTGGGTTGAGGTGGATTCACCCATCACCACGGTACTCTGCGGAGCCAGTCGTCCCGGCCATTTCCGCGGTGTGACCACCATCGTGACTAAACTCTTTGGCTTAGTCATGCCACGCCGCGCCTATTTCGGCGAAAAAGATTTTCAACAATTGGCCATTATCCGCCGCATGACCGCCGATCTCTTTCTGCCGATTGAAATTATCGGCTGCCCAATCGTCCGCGAAAGTGATGGGCTGGCCATGAGTTCGCGCAACAGCTACTTGAACCCCATTCAGCGCCGCAAAGGACTGTATCTTTCACGGGCGATTGCCCACGCGCAGGAATTGGTACGCCAAGGCGAGCGAAACGCGCACGCACTGCGCACAGCACTCGTCGATATACTTCCCGATGACCCTGAAATGCGAATCGACTACATCGAATGCGTCGACACACTCACGCTCCAACCACTTGAAACCCTAACCTGCTCGTGCCGCCTGATTCTGGCGGTCTATGTCGACACAACCCGTCTCATCGATAACGCTCCACTGACCATCCCTACCACCGAAACCAAGGAGTAA
- the panB gene encoding 3-methyl-2-oxobutanoate hydroxymethyltransferase, whose translation MSKFAEISKITSTTLTQMKREGERIAMLTAYDSCFARLADQAGAEMLLVGDSVGMVFSGHENTLSVTLDQMIYHTQAVARAARRAFVVTDMPFMSYQVTPEEALRNAGRLVQEGRAEAVKLEGGASMATTISRIVTAGIPVVGHVGLTPQSVHIFGGFKVQGKGEMASRRVLADALAVQEAGAFAVVLEGIPATLAAEITRTLTIPTIGIGAGGDCDGQVLVMHDLLGLFDGFTPKFVKQYAQLGRDAEAAFGAYVREVKQQDFPTLAHSFQG comes from the coding sequence ATGAGTAAGTTTGCTGAAATCAGCAAGATCACCTCTACCACGCTCACACAAATGAAGCGGGAGGGGGAACGGATCGCCATGCTGACGGCGTATGATTCCTGCTTTGCGCGCCTTGCCGACCAGGCGGGTGCCGAAATGCTCCTCGTGGGCGATAGCGTAGGTATGGTGTTTTCGGGTCACGAAAACACGCTTTCTGTCACACTTGACCAAATGATTTACCACACGCAAGCGGTAGCCCGAGCGGCGCGGCGCGCCTTTGTCGTGACCGACATGCCATTTATGAGCTACCAAGTCACACCGGAGGAAGCCCTGCGCAATGCTGGACGACTCGTGCAAGAAGGGCGTGCCGAAGCGGTCAAACTCGAAGGTGGTGCCAGCATGGCGACAACCATCAGTCGCATCGTTACCGCAGGCATCCCAGTTGTCGGCCACGTTGGCTTAACCCCTCAATCAGTGCATATTTTTGGTGGATTTAAAGTGCAGGGTAAAGGAGAAATGGCCAGTCGCCGCGTCCTTGCCGATGCGCTTGCCGTCCAAGAAGCCGGCGCCTTCGCCGTGGTGCTGGAAGGAATTCCGGCAACGCTGGCCGCCGAAATCACCCGTACGCTCACCATTCCAACCATTGGCATTGGCGCTGGTGGCGATTGTGACGGTCAAGTGCTCGTGATGCACGACTTACTCGGCCTGTTCGATGGCTTTACTCCCAAATTTGTCAAGCAATATGCCCAGCTCGGACGGGATGCTGAAGCAGCCTTTGGCGCCTATGTGCGCGAAGTCAAGCAACAGGATTTCCCCACCCTAGCCCATTCGTTCCAAGGATGA
- the msrA gene encoding peptide-methionine (S)-S-oxide reductase MsrA codes for MTTHQQINEVIVCGMGCFWGAEKRLAARAGVRHTECGYAGGDYVATDGYEQVLTHEKALHYRQTSVRNHAEVVLVTFDPTVLSLFDLLKVFWENHNPTQGDRQGNDIGSNYRSALYFTHPDQCAVINESKALYQRALHQAGYGDITTEIAPLKNYMTAEEYHQRYLQKNPNGYCGLGGTGVRFLP; via the coding sequence ATGACCACACATCAGCAAATAAACGAAGTCATCGTCTGCGGCATGGGCTGCTTTTGGGGCGCAGAAAAGCGGCTGGCCGCGCGTGCCGGAGTGCGACACACCGAATGTGGCTACGCTGGGGGCGACTACGTGGCTACTGACGGATATGAACAGGTGCTCACCCACGAAAAAGCGCTTCACTACCGCCAGACTTCTGTCAGAAATCACGCTGAGGTCGTGCTGGTAACATTCGATCCCACCGTGCTTTCCCTGTTCGATCTGCTCAAAGTGTTCTGGGAAAATCACAACCCAACGCAGGGCGACCGGCAGGGCAACGACATTGGCAGTAACTACCGCAGCGCACTTTACTTTACCCACCCAGACCAATGCGCCGTGATCAACGAATCAAAGGCACTGTACCAACGCGCTTTACATCAAGCCGGTTATGGCGATATCACCACCGAAATTGCCCCGCTAAAAAACTACATGACCGCCGAAGAATATCACCAGCGCTACCTTCAGAAAAACCCCAACGGATACTGCGGGCTTGGCGGCACGGGCGTACGCTTTTTGCCATGA
- a CDS encoding SAM-dependent methyltransferase yields the protein MDIPRIFTITESAHRIHNPFTPEKLATLGAVLRLEPGTRILDLGSGSGEMLCTWARDYGITGIGVDMSQLFSQQAQHRAAELGVADKVTFIHGDAAGYSADEKCGVAACVGATWIGGGVAGTIELLAQSLCANGIILIGEPYWRQEPPTEEVAKKCFANSIANLCSLPELVASFGELGYDVVEMVLADQEGWDRYEAAKWLTMRRWLEANPEDDFAKEIRTQLNEAPQRHVAYTREYLGWGVFALMAR from the coding sequence TTGGACATTCCACGGATATTTACCATTACCGAAAGCGCTCACCGCATCCATAACCCTTTCACACCCGAAAAACTTGCCACCCTTGGTGCCGTGCTGCGCCTTGAACCGGGAACTCGCATACTTGATCTTGGCAGCGGCTCAGGCGAAATGTTGTGCACATGGGCGCGCGATTACGGCATTACTGGCATTGGAGTTGACATGAGCCAACTCTTCAGCCAGCAAGCGCAACACCGCGCCGCAGAACTCGGCGTTGCCGATAAAGTCACATTCATTCATGGCGACGCGGCGGGCTATAGTGCCGATGAAAAATGCGGCGTGGCCGCGTGTGTCGGCGCAACATGGATTGGCGGCGGCGTGGCTGGCACCATTGAGCTTTTGGCACAAAGCCTTTGCGCCAACGGCATCATCCTGATTGGTGAACCCTACTGGCGCCAAGAGCCGCCGACAGAAGAAGTTGCCAAAAAGTGCTTTGCTAATTCGATTGCAAACCTCTGCTCACTTCCTGAACTGGTCGCCTCTTTTGGCGAACTCGGCTACGACGTTGTGGAAATGGTTCTGGCCGATCAGGAAGGCTGGGATCGCTACGAAGCCGCGAAATGGCTTACCATGCGCCGGTGGCTTGAAGCAAACCCCGAAGATGACTTTGCCAAAGAGATCCGAACCCAACTGAACGAAGCACCACAACGCCACGTAGCGTACACGCGCGAATACCTTGGATGGGGCGTATTTGCCCTGATGGCACGGTGA
- a CDS encoding M48 family metallopeptidase → MSAAPSVSFPLTLVRRPQSRRIRATVNHEGVRISAPSSCSDREIDAFCRRYQSELEAAWARASSASQTIDYTLGAAIPYLDQTLTIHLSQAATLRGCIAAQGDTLCVVTPLKYRGDLRSLILDWYHSEAQHHLHQRVLHYAAQMGLTFGHVRIKEQRTRWGSCSSQGNLNFNWKLITMPRHVVDYVVVHELAHLVHLDHSARFWKLVQQFAPQWQQAERYLKQFRVVF, encoded by the coding sequence GTGAGCGCCGCACCTTCCGTCAGCTTTCCCCTTACGCTGGTGCGCCGCCCGCAATCGCGCCGTATCCGGGCGACCGTCAACCACGAAGGGGTGCGGATCAGTGCTCCTTCATCCTGTTCCGATCGCGAAATAGACGCCTTCTGCCGCCGCTACCAAAGTGAACTGGAAGCGGCGTGGGCGCGCGCCAGCAGCGCATCACAAACCATCGACTACACCCTCGGCGCTGCCATCCCCTACCTTGATCAAACACTCACCATCCATCTCTCGCAAGCCGCCACCTTGCGCGGCTGCATTGCCGCACAGGGCGACACGCTCTGCGTTGTCACCCCACTGAAATATCGCGGCGACCTGCGCTCACTGATCCTGGACTGGTATCACAGCGAAGCACAACACCACCTCCATCAACGCGTGCTCCACTATGCCGCGCAGATGGGGCTGACCTTTGGTCATGTCAGAATCAAAGAACAACGCACCCGCTGGGGAAGCTGTTCCTCGCAGGGGAATCTCAATTTTAACTGGAAGCTGATCACCATGCCACGTCATGTAGTAGACTACGTCGTGGTGCATGAACTCGCCCACCTTGTCCACCTGGATCATAGCGCCCGCTTTTGGAAACTCGTGCAACAATTTGCTCCGCAATGGCAGCAAGCCGAGCGTTATTTGAAGCAGTTTCGGGTGGTGTTTTAG
- the hemE gene encoding uroporphyrinogen decarboxylase: MTVSYDFIKACRGEETTRTPVWFMRQAGRYLPEYRAVRKNYTFLEMCQKPEVACEVTLQPIDLLGFDAAILFSDILVPFSPMGLDIDFNPAPVISNPVRTRAAVEALRTDAAQETTYVYDAIKLIKSELVSRKVPLIGFSGAPFTLASYAVEGGGSKSYTQLKRMMYADTPLFNELMHKFVIVTADYLNRQIAAGADAIQIFDSWGGILSKQDYETFVLPHMKALMMQINRTVPVIFFIGNNAHLLEAQLSTGADVMGLDWRVDFAAARTLMGNRAVQGNLDPTFLYASPALLKERILEILRANAGRPGHIFNLGHGITPETPVDNVRLAVETVHEFRG, translated from the coding sequence ATGACAGTATCGTACGATTTCATCAAGGCTTGCCGTGGCGAAGAAACAACCCGCACTCCCGTGTGGTTCATGCGTCAAGCCGGTCGCTATCTGCCGGAATACCGCGCGGTGCGCAAGAATTATACCTTCCTCGAAATGTGTCAGAAGCCGGAAGTAGCGTGCGAAGTAACGCTGCAACCAATCGACCTGCTTGGTTTTGATGCGGCGATTCTTTTCTCTGACATTCTCGTACCGTTTTCGCCAATGGGTCTTGATATTGACTTTAACCCAGCGCCAGTTATATCGAATCCCGTTCGCACCCGCGCGGCGGTTGAAGCGCTCCGCACCGACGCGGCGCAGGAAACCACGTATGTGTACGATGCCATTAAACTGATTAAAAGCGAACTCGTTAGCCGCAAAGTGCCGCTTATCGGTTTTAGTGGTGCTCCGTTTACCCTTGCGAGCTACGCGGTAGAAGGTGGCGGCTCCAAAAGCTACACCCAACTGAAGCGGATGATGTACGCCGATACGCCGCTATTTAATGAATTGATGCATAAGTTTGTGATCGTCACCGCCGATTACTTGAACCGCCAGATAGCAGCGGGTGCCGATGCTATTCAGATCTTCGATTCTTGGGGCGGCATTCTGAGTAAGCAAGATTACGAAACATTCGTGCTGCCGCATATGAAAGCGCTGATGATGCAAATCAATCGCACGGTTCCGGTGATTTTCTTTATTGGCAACAACGCGCATTTGCTTGAAGCGCAACTCTCTACTGGCGCTGATGTTATGGGACTTGATTGGCGTGTCGATTTCGCTGCCGCGCGCACCCTTATGGGGAACCGCGCGGTTCAGGGCAACCTTGACCCGACGTTCCTGTACGCCAGTCCAGCGCTCCTGAAAGAGCGGATTCTGGAAATCCTCCGCGCCAACGCGGGTCGTCCTGGCCATATCTTCAACCTCGGTCACGGGATTACACCGGAAACGCCAGTGGATAATGTCCGCTTGGCAGTCGAAACCGTTCACGAATTCAGAGGGTAA
- a CDS encoding proline--tRNA ligase — MRYSQSFIFTAREVPAEAEVMSHKLMLRGGYVKKLAAGVYSYLPLAWRVIRKVENIIREEMNRAGAEELLMPAVLPAELWQETGRWQKYGPELLRFQDRHKRDFCIGPTHEEIITDIVRSEVRSYRHLPKNLYQIQTKFRDEIRPRFGLMRGREFIMKDAYSFDVDDAGANANYQAMYKAYQQIFKRCGLQFKAVEADSGQIGGNYSHEFMVLAQSGEDAIASCTTCEYAANVEKAEIGNRYTAPAVQARAHERIHTPNVRTMEELAAFLSVPASALLKSVVFMDEEGKVVLACIRGDREINQIKLEKVAGKTLHPADAAALQQAGLVAGSIAPLDLPASVTLYMDSSVQSLGEIITGGNEADWHLRGISLGELPTVPFIDISVAQAGDTCPRCQGTMEVVRGIEVGHVFKLGTVYSEKLKATYLDQNGKAQLIIMGCYGIGVGRTAAAAIEQNHDENGIIWPMAIAPYQLVICSVNPKKDEAVREVCDQLYAELGVRYDVLYDDRDERPGVKFKDSELIGIPLRVTMSKNTLEEQSAEIVVRRTGEKILCPLAEVPETIARLIAAGMEV, encoded by the coding sequence ATGCGCTATTCACAGAGTTTCATCTTTACCGCTCGCGAAGTTCCTGCCGAAGCCGAAGTCATGAGCCATAAGCTGATGCTGCGCGGTGGTTATGTCAAAAAGCTGGCTGCCGGGGTGTACAGTTACCTGCCACTCGCTTGGCGTGTGATCCGCAAGGTAGAAAATATTATTCGCGAAGAGATGAACCGTGCTGGCGCAGAAGAGCTGCTGATGCCGGCGGTGCTTCCGGCTGAGTTGTGGCAGGAAACCGGTAGATGGCAGAAATATGGGCCGGAGCTGCTCCGTTTTCAGGATCGTCACAAGCGCGATTTCTGCATTGGGCCGACACATGAGGAGATCATCACCGATATTGTCCGCTCTGAAGTCCGTTCGTATCGCCATTTGCCGAAAAATCTCTACCAAATTCAAACAAAATTTCGTGATGAAATCCGCCCCCGTTTTGGCTTGATGCGCGGACGCGAGTTCATTATGAAAGATGCCTACAGTTTTGACGTTGACGATGCTGGCGCAAATGCCAACTATCAGGCGATGTACAAAGCGTATCAACAGATATTCAAGCGGTGCGGCTTGCAGTTTAAAGCCGTTGAAGCTGACAGCGGCCAGATTGGTGGCAACTATTCGCACGAATTTATGGTGCTGGCGCAATCGGGTGAAGACGCGATTGCGAGCTGCACGACCTGCGAGTATGCCGCCAATGTGGAAAAAGCCGAAATAGGCAATCGCTATACAGCTCCAGCCGTACAAGCGCGTGCTCATGAGCGGATTCATACCCCCAATGTTCGCACGATGGAAGAGCTTGCTGCCTTCTTGAGTGTTCCCGCCAGTGCACTGCTGAAAAGCGTGGTGTTTATGGACGAAGAGGGGAAGGTCGTGCTGGCGTGCATCCGTGGTGATCGTGAAATCAATCAGATCAAACTGGAAAAGGTTGCGGGCAAAACACTCCATCCGGCGGACGCGGCGGCATTGCAGCAGGCAGGACTGGTAGCCGGTAGCATTGCGCCGCTTGATCTTCCCGCATCAGTAACGCTTTACATGGATAGCAGTGTGCAAAGTCTGGGTGAAATTATTACCGGCGGGAACGAAGCGGACTGGCACCTGCGGGGCATTTCCCTTGGCGAATTGCCTACTGTGCCGTTTATTGATATTTCCGTCGCGCAGGCCGGAGACACCTGCCCGCGCTGCCAAGGGACAATGGAAGTAGTACGCGGTATCGAAGTCGGCCATGTCTTTAAGCTTGGCACGGTCTATTCGGAAAAACTCAAAGCCACGTATCTTGATCAAAACGGCAAAGCGCAACTGATCATTATGGGATGTTACGGCATCGGTGTCGGGCGGACGGCAGCGGCCGCGATTGAGCAGAATCACGATGAAAACGGGATCATCTGGCCGATGGCGATTGCGCCGTATCAACTTGTCATCTGTTCCGTGAATCCGAAAAAAGATGAAGCGGTGCGTGAGGTGTGTGACCAGTTATACGCGGAACTCGGCGTGCGCTACGATGTGCTCTACGACGACCGCGACGAACGTCCTGGGGTGAAATTCAAAGATAGCGAGTTGATCGGTATTCCGCTGCGCGTGACCATGAGCAAAAATACCCTCGAAGAACAGAGTGCTGAAATCGTTGTCCGCCGGA
- the nadA gene encoding quinolinate synthase NadA: MLTTVQEKQQRVRELLAERKAILLAHNYQRAEIQEIADIVGDSLGLSIEAANSDAEVIVFAGVHFMAESVYILAPHKTVILPALQAGCPMANMINPEKLQALRDEYPDYTVVCYVNSSAAVKALSDICCTSGNVLSVVKGIENDKILMVPDKNLAKFAAAHVPEKDIKWFDGFCPTHHRLTAADIRQSKIDHPEAIVVVHPECDPEVTALADHVCSTSGMYSYVEQHSAKQFIIGTESGILFRMRRENPDKEFFLASRKLLCPNMKLTTLDDIIDSLETMSNIVTVPESVRLKAIQSLEKMIAAPRNE; this comes from the coding sequence ATGCTCACAACCGTTCAAGAAAAACAACAGCGAGTTCGCGAATTACTCGCCGAGCGCAAAGCAATTTTGCTGGCGCACAACTATCAACGTGCCGAAATACAGGAAATTGCGGATATTGTAGGCGACAGCCTTGGACTTTCGATAGAAGCCGCGAACAGTGACGCCGAAGTCATCGTTTTTGCTGGCGTCCATTTTATGGCAGAAAGCGTCTACATTCTTGCCCCACACAAAACCGTTATTCTCCCAGCACTCCAAGCCGGATGCCCGATGGCAAACATGATCAACCCCGAAAAGCTCCAAGCATTACGCGACGAATACCCCGACTACACTGTCGTGTGCTATGTCAACAGTTCCGCCGCCGTCAAAGCGCTATCGGATATCTGCTGCACGTCGGGGAACGTTCTGAGCGTTGTCAAAGGGATTGAAAACGACAAAATCCTGATGGTGCCGGACAAAAACCTCGCCAAATTCGCCGCCGCCCACGTGCCAGAAAAAGATATCAAATGGTTTGACGGCTTCTGCCCGACCCACCACCGCCTGACCGCCGCCGACATCCGTCAGTCCAAAATCGACCATCCCGAAGCCATCGTCGTCGTGCACCCCGAATGCGACCCCGAAGTCACCGCACTGGCCGACCACGTCTGTTCCACCAGCGGCATGTATAGCTACGTCGAGCAGCACTCTGCCAAACAATTTATCATCGGCACCGAAAGCGGCATCCTCTTCCGCATGCGGCGCGAAAACCCCGACAAAGAGTTTTTCCTCGCGTCGCGCAAACTGCTCTGCCCCAATATGAAACTGACCACACTTGATGACATTATCGACAGCCTTGAAACCATGTCGAATATCGTGACCGTTCCCGAGTCGGTTCGCCTGAAAGCCATCCAATCACTCGAAAAAATGATTGCGGCACCACGGAACGAGTAG
- a CDS encoding RNA polymerase sigma factor, which translates to MQRSDEELMAAYTDGDMQAFQILYARHKGRIFGYLYGKLGDRDEAEEVFQGVFAKLHARRDKYCTEIPFLPWMFTITKHAMIDHVRKNHTYYRRHVALGDDGYDLFPDTQAQVEREKGKLPNMSTLNALQRKVLNLRFEHDFSFDEIANQLHTTAVNARQLASRAIRRLRKSITESGV; encoded by the coding sequence GTGCAAAGAAGCGATGAGGAGCTGATGGCGGCCTATACGGATGGTGATATGCAAGCATTCCAAATTCTCTATGCGCGCCATAAAGGACGCATATTCGGATATTTATACGGAAAGCTGGGTGATCGCGATGAGGCGGAAGAGGTGTTTCAGGGCGTGTTTGCCAAATTACATGCGAGAAGGGATAAGTATTGCACCGAAATTCCATTTTTGCCGTGGATGTTCACCATCACAAAGCATGCTATGATCGATCATGTTCGCAAAAATCATACCTATTACCGTCGACACGTTGCCCTTGGTGATGATGGATACGACCTTTTTCCTGATACACAGGCTCAAGTGGAACGTGAAAAAGGGAAGCTGCCCAACATGTCGACACTGAATGCGCTCCAGCGAAAAGTGCTCAATTTGCGGTTTGAACACGATTTTTCTTTTGACGAGATTGCCAATCAACTGCACACGACAGCGGTAAATGCGCGGCAGTTGGCGAGTCGAGCCATTCGCCGTTTGCGCAAGAGCATCACAGAAAGTGGGGTGTAA
- a CDS encoding DUF1801 domain-containing protein — MMQAVRTLIKSQFPTAEEEVKYGGILFCADVQFCGVFAYKAHVSVEFSHGAKINDSAGHLEGAGKGRRHIKLRTVADIEAKQLATYLRLAHEAVSG; from the coding sequence ATCATGCAGGCCGTTCGTACGCTGATCAAAAGTCAGTTCCCGACCGCAGAGGAAGAAGTCAAGTACGGCGGCATACTGTTTTGCGCAGATGTGCAGTTTTGCGGCGTTTTCGCCTACAAAGCACACGTTTCTGTAGAGTTTAGCCACGGCGCAAAAATCAATGACAGCGCAGGGCACCTGGAAGGTGCGGGAAAAGGTCGCCGCCACATCAAACTGCGGACAGTAGCAGATATCGAAGCCAAGCAACTTGCCACATACCTGAGGTTGGCGCACGAGGCGGTTAGCGGCTGA